The DNA sequence AAAGAAGATCTTGCCGGCGGTCGGCGTCATCAGGCCGAGTGCATTCTTCAGCATGACCGATTTGCCGGAGCCGGAGCCGCCGAGAATGACGAGGCTTTCGCCCTTCTGCACTTCGATATCGACGCCCTTCAGGACCTGCTTGGACCCGAAGGATTTCTGGACGTTTTCAAGTCTCAGTATGGGCGTGCTCACAGGCCGATCTCCACGAACAGGGTGGACATGAGATAGTTGGCGGCCAGCACGAGCACGGCAGCGCCCACCATGGAGAGCGTCGCCGCGCGGCCGACGCCGGTTGCGCCCGCCTCTGACCGGTCGCCCTGATAGCAGCCCATGATGGCGATGACGGCGCCGAAGACGACCGCCTTGATCAGGCCAACCAGCACGTCTTCATTGGTCAGGAAGTCGAGCGTGTTGCGCAGATAGGTGGTGGAGTCGAAATCGAGCGCATAGACGCTGACCAGCCATCCGCCCATGATGCCGATAATGTCCGCCACGATGACCAGCAGGGGAAGGGCGATGATGGCGGCGAGGAAGCGCGGCGCGTAGAGATACCGATAGGGCGAGGCCGACAGCGTTTCCAGCGCATCAATTTGTTCAGTGACGCGCATGGCCCCGATCTCTGCCGAGATACCCGCCGAGACGCGCCCCGCCAGCATCAGGCCGGTAATCGTGGCACCCAGCTCGCGCGTGATGCCGAGCACGACAATGCTGGGCACGAATTGCTCCGCGCCATAGCGGCTGCCGCCCTCATAGATGTTGAGCGCCAGCGCCGCGCCGATGAAGACCGCCGACAGGCCGACCACGGGCAGGGAATAGAATCCGATGTTCACGACCTGCCGCCAGACCTGGCCGGGATACCAGCGCGGCGTGAAGGCCGCGAATTTCACGCGGCTGGCAAATACGGTCAGCCGGCCGATCTCGGCAAAGAAGCCGAGGACCGCAGCACCGATCCATTGCAGGGGATTGGGCACCCCACGCTTAGACGTAGAAACGTTCGACACGGTTGCTGAGTCCTGTAAGCAATTCATATCCTAGCGTGCCTGCACGGGCCGCCTGCTGTTCGAGTTTGGCATGCGCGCCGAGGAATTCAACGCGTGCCCCTGTTTTTGCCGCCGCCTGTGCCTTTGAAACATCAATCGTGATGAGATCCATGGAAATGCGGCCGAGGACGGGGCAGGGCGCGCCGTCCAGATATCCGATCAGCGCATTGCTGCCGGCACGCGGCATGCCGTCGGCATAGCCGAGCGCCACCGTGGCAAGCATGCGATCCTCTTCGAGCCGGTGCGTCGCGCCATAGCCGACCGTGTCTCCCGCCCTCGCCCGGAACACGCTGATGATGCGCGCGTCCAGCGTCACACCGGGCGACAGCGCGACGTGTCCGGGTGCGTCCGATCCGCCATAGAGGGCGATGCCGGGACGGGTCAGGTCAAAGGCATAATCCGGCCCGAGATAGCAGCCGGCGGAATTGGCGAGGCTTGCCGGCGTATCCGGGAAAGCCTCCACGATCCGGGTGAAGCGGTCGAGCTGGGTCTGGTTCGCCGGATGATCCGGTTCGTCCGCGCAGGCCAGATGGCTCATCACCAGAACCGGTTGCAGCTTCTTCAGGGCATCAAGATGCGTTTCGATCATGGCCGGGGGCAGGCCGAGCCGGTTGATGCCGGTGTCGAAGTGCAGCGCGCAGGGGCCGCGGCCCCCGCGGGTCCAGAGGTCCACTTGCTCCGCGCTGGACAGGACCGGCGTCAGCGAGGCTTCGCGATAGGACCGCATGTCCCCGGCGGCCGGACCGTTGAGCACGAAGATGCGCCGCGCCTGTCCCAGCGTCCTGCGGACCATCACGCCCTCTTCGACATGCGCGACGAAGAATGTGCTGCAGCCAGCCTTCGACAGCGCGTCGGACACTCTGGCCGCGCCGAGACCATATCCGTTCGCCTTCACCACGGCGGCGGTGGTTGCACCGGGGTGCAGCTGGTCAATCGCCTGCCAGTTGGCAACAATATGGGACAGGTGGACCGTGGCGCGGGGGCGGAAGCTCATGGAACACTCCGATAGAAGCGTTTGACCGGCCTGTCATCCACACAAAGCCGTCATTTCCGCTCCTGATGGGCCAGCCAGGCCGAGCCCTTCATGTTCCAGACCGGCGTGAAGAACACCATCCAGAGGATCAGCAGGATCATGCCGCCTGCCGGGACAATGGCGATCTTCTGCGGGCCGAACAGGTCGACGAGTGCCCCCATGATCGCGGCGCCGAACGGTGCGCCGGCCATGAAGCCCAGCTGGTAGATCGACAGGACACGCGCCAGTTTCTCCTTCGGCGCGGCGTCCTGCACGATCGAACGGCTCATCGCGATGGAGATGCCGGCCGCCAGGCCCCAGATGAAGACAATGCCGAGGAAGGCATAGTGTGGCACGCGCCACATCATGGCGAGGATGCTGACCGAGGCGAGGAATTGCGCGATCAGCAACAGGCGGCCCTGCCGCTTGATGCGCTTGAAAATGGACAGCACGACCGAGGAGACGAAGGCGCCCATCCAGAAGGTGACGAACATGTCCCGGATGCCGTCCGAGCCGAAGCCGTAGACATCCCGGTTCACGATCGGGAGCACGACGAGGAAGGCGCCGATCACGAAAATGCCGACGCCGAACATCAGGGCGGTCATTGCCCACAGCTTGCCGTCGGACCGGACCGCGTGGAAACCTTCGGCAATGTCGCTGAAGGCGGCTTTCACGCCCCGCCCACTGGCGACGACCTGCCGGCCCCGGCCCAGCCAGAGCGCAAAGCCTGCGCCCAGCGCCAGGATGATGCCCTGCACGGCCAGCAATTGCTCGGCCGGGATGGGGCCGATGCCGAAGCCGCCCAGCCAGTCCGGCATCTGGGTGCGCTTGTCAGCATAGCCGCCGACGATCAGGCCGCCGATCTGTGCCAGGAATTGCGCCATCGTGGCCAGCGTCACGCCCAGTTGCAGTGTCACGCCGGAGCCGACCCGCATGCGCCGTTCGACCACTTCGTTTACGATGGAATCACGGGCCGGCATCATGAAGGCCCCGACCGTGCCGATGGTCAGGCCGTAGATGATCATGGCGGGATAGGAAAGCTCGCCGCGCGCCACGGCCACCGCCAGGAACAGGGCGGGGGTGGCCGCCAGCAGGTGCAGGATGATCAGCAGCCGCTTGCCGTCCGCCCGTTCGGCCACCACGCCGCCGATCAGCAGGAAGATGACCGACGGGGCCGACAGCGCCATATTGGCCAGGCCGAGCGCCAGCCCGTCCATGTGCAGATGTTCCTGTCCGGTGATCAGATAGGGGAACAGCACCATCTGCAGGCCGAAGGCCATGAACCAGCTGAGCTGGACCATCAGATAGGCAGGCAGTTCGATCTTGACGCCGCGGCGCAGGCGGCGGGCACGCCAATGGTTTGCCGTGGCCAGAAGGGATGCGCCGGCGCCGATCGCCTCGCTGACCCCGCTGACGGGCGACGAGATATCCTCGGCCGCGTCCTCGGCCATCTCGTCGATCAGGTCTTCCATCTTGTCTGACATGCCCACTCCGGAACAATTGGCGGGACTGTATGAAGGCGGCCCCGATAAGGAAAGCCCCCGGCCTTGCGACACATGACGCCCAATGTCCATGACCGATGCGCAAGAAACGGGTGGGTCGCCATCCGGTGATATGCTGATCTCGTTGCGGAAAGGGAGACCATACATGACATCTCAACTGCACCGCGCCGCCGCCTTCGAGGCCCTCCACGCGCGACCCGGCATGTTCCTGATGCCCAACCCCTGGGACGTTGCATCTGCGAAGCTCCTCGCCGGGCTCGGCTTCGAGGCGCTGGCCACGACCAGTTCCGGATTTGCCGCCACCGGGGCGCGCGCCGACTATCAGGTGACGCGTGACATGACGATGGCCCATATCCGCACCCTGGCCGAGGCGACGTCGCTGCCGCTGAGCGCAGATCTGGAAAACGGCTTTGGAGATCGTCCGGAGGATTGCGCCGAGACGATCCGGCTCGGCGCAGAGGCGGGGCTTGTGGGAGGATCGATAGAGGACTTCACGGGCAATCCGGCGGAGCCGCAATATCCGCTTGAAGCGGCTGCAGATCGTGTCCGGGCGGCAGTCGAAGCCGCGCGGTCGCTGCCCTTCCGCTTCATGCTGACCGCGCGGGCCGAAAATTTCTTCACCGGCATTCCGGACCTTGCCGACACGATCCGTCGGCTGCAGGCGTACCAGGAGGCCGGGGCCGACATTCTGTACGCGCCCGGTCTGCGCTCGCTTGCCGATATCCGAAGCGTCATATCGAGCGTTGATCGGCCGGTGAATGTGCTGGCGCGGCCGAAGGCGTTGCCGGTGAGCCTGCAGGATTTGCAGGCGGCGGGGGTGAAACGGATCAGTCTCGGGCCGCTCCTGTTCAACACCGCCTATGGCGCACTGGTCGCAGCGGGCAAGGAGCTGCTCCAGGCCGAAGGGTTCGGGTTTGCAGGCCTGGCGCGCTCCGGAGACGAACTGATCGCCATGATGGCGAAAGCCTGACATCGATCGGTGTCACGGGATCTTCGCGCACAGCTCAGTTGCCACGCGGGCGGGCTATGGTTAGCTTCGGACTAACCGCCCACCGGCAAAAGGTATGTAGAATGCAGCTGTTCCGGCACATTGTTAGTTGGGCCCTGGCCCTGTTCCTCATCGCCATGTTCCTGCATGCCACGCTGCATCCGCTGCCCAATCCGCCGGAAGGCATGGTGAAATTCTTCGATCCGCCGGGGGAGAACATCGTTTTCCAGACCATTGCCACCAATTCCGGCATCAGCCTGTACGAGCCTGCCGGACGGGTTGTGGTCGGCGCGATCGAACTGGTCGCGGCCCTGTTCCTGTTCCTGCCGATGACCCGGCGGTTCGGCGCCTTCCTGTCGGCCGGCATATTGGGCGGCGCCGTGGCGATGCACCTGTCGCCCTGGCTCGGCCGGGAAGTGCCGCTGTCGCTGAACCCGCAGGAAACCGCCACCGATGGCGGCATGCTGTTCATGCTGGCCATTGTCATGCTGGTCTGCAGCCTGCTGCTGATGGTTGTGCATCCCGGGACGAAATCGCGCGACTGAGTCCGGCCGGGCCGTCTCCACACACCGTTAACCGTTTGCTGCAAAAGTTTTGCACACTTCAATGACGGCCAAACGGATGGAAAACCCCTTGGAGCCCCTGCAGACGCAACCGGTCGGGCGTGCGCGCACCGCCCTGTTTCGTCGTTTGCTTGACCTGGTCGCGATGCCGGCCTCCCGGCTTGCGCATCAGGATCGCCACATGGTGGGCGACATCCTGCTGGAAATGCTGTTCCATGCAGAGGAAAGCGACCGCGAAATGTGTGCCCGCCGCCTCGCGGATCATCGCGAGGCCCCCAAGCGCGTGCTGCGCTATCTCGGCCAGTGTTCCTATGCCGTCGCCCGCCACGTTCTGGAGCACAATGAAGGCTTTGACGCCTGCGACCTGCGGGAAATCAGCATGTCGGGCGCAGCTGATCACCGGCTCGCCGTGGCGCAACGCAAGCAGGTGCCGGATTCGGTGTGCGAGTACCTGGCCGAATTCGCGGAGATCCCCGCGGTCAAGGCCATGCTGGCCAATAATGGGGCCATCCTGCCGGAACAGGCCATCGACAAGCTCATCCTGCGCTCGCGGGACGAAAAGAGCCTGTGCCCGCTTCTGGTTGAAAGGCTGGAGACCAAGCCGTCCCAGGCCATGGCCATGTTCTGGTGGAGCGATGCGGTGACCCGCCGGAAGATTCTCCAGCGTCATGCTGCAGACCGTCTCGAAGTCATCGATACCTGCCGTGACGTGTTCGAACTGGCCGCCGAGGAAAACTGGTCCGATCCGGTCACCCGCAAAGCCCTGCAGCTGATTGAACGCCGCCAGCGCAATCGGGGCGCCATCGACAAGAGCCCGTATGACAGTCTGGAAGACGCCATCAACGCATCGGCGCTGAACGGGCTGGATTCGGAACTGGCGCAGGAAATCGGCTATCTGGCCGGCCTGAAGCCGGTGACGGCGGCCAAGATCCTGTCCGACAAGGGCGGGGAGGGGATTGCGGTCCTGTTCAAGGGCACTGGCGTCAGCCGGGACTTCCTGCCGGTCCTGTGGACCGGGCTGAAACGCTCTCTGGAAACGGAAGATGGCAGCCTCGACCCGGACTTTGCCCGGGTTGCGGAAATCTACGAGATCATGACCGTTGCGAAGGCGCAGACCACGCTGCGCTACTGGAACTGGTCCCTGTCGACGGCCTATTCACCGAGCGCCCTGGCCTCGACGATGGAAGACGAGCCAGCCAATGAGGATTCCAACTTCTCCTCGCCCCAGCGCACGGCCCGCCTCGTTTTTGGCAGGTAAGCACAGAAAACCGTCCGAATTGCCCTTTCCAAGATGCACGCAGGCCATTAGGTCAAGGCGTTCATTGTCTTGGGTCTTCAATGAAAGGGGCACGCGTGGCGTACTTTCTGGGGTTGCTGATCGCCTTGGTCGGTTTCTGGCTGGGCATGTCGGGCCATTATTCACCACTCCTGCTGTCGCTGGGCGCAGTCTCTGTGGCCGTCTGCCTGATCCTGGCCTACCGACTCGACATCATTGACCGTGAAGGCGCGCCCTATGTCCGCATTCTCGGCTTCGCGCTGTATTTTCCCTGGCTGATGAAGGAAATCGTCAAGGCGAACTGGACGGTCGTGAAGGCCTGCCTGAAGGCCGAGATGGACATTGCGCCTGCGCTTGTGAAAGTGAAGACCGGCTGCGAGACCGACCTGGCCAAGGTCACATTCGCCAATTCCATCACGCTGACGCCGGGCACGGTGACGGTCGAGGTCGAGGGCGACAAGATGCTGGTGCACGCCCTGTACGAACAGGAAGCCCAGCCGGAAGCCTTCGCCGAGATGGACCGGCGCGCGCGCGAAGCCGCCGACGGCAAGAGGAGACCCGCATGATTGCCGCTGCCCTGATTGCCGTCCTGTTCGGCATGCTGCTCCTGCTGATCCGCGCGATTGCCGGGCCGACGCTGTATGACCGTGTGCTGGCCGTGAACTCGTTCGGCACGAAGACAGTGCTGGCGCTCGGCCTGCTCGGATTCGTCATGGGCCGCCCGCAATTCCTCGACATCGCGATCCTGTATGCGCTGATCAACTTCGTTGCGACCATCGCGATCCTGAAATTCTTCCGCTACCGGTCGTTCCAGGTGCCGCTCGTGCGCCGCGGCCAGGGAGGTGGCAATGGCTGATTTCTTCGCAAACCTTCCGGTCTGGTGGGAGATTGTCCGCTATCCGCTGGGCAGCGCCCTGTGCCTGGCTGGCGCCATTCTCTGCGTCATCGGCACGGTCGGCGTGCTGCGCTTTCCGGATTTCTATACCCGCCTGCACGCGGCCAGCATCACCGACACGTCCGGCGCAACGCTGCTTCTGCTCGGCATGGCCATGCTGGCACCGGACTGGATGGTCGTCAGCAAGCTGGTGGCGATCTTCGTCTTCATCTACCTGACCAGCCCGGCCTCGTCGCATGCCGCCGCCAACGCAGCGCACACGGCCGGCCTTCAGCCGCTGATCGGGCCGGTCGACACGCATGACAAGGAAGGGATGGAATCCTGATGGCCATGAGTGAACCCGATATCGGTCTCGCGCTCGTCAACATTGTCCTTCTGGGCCTGTTGTTCGTTGTGGCGATCTCCATCGCCCGCCTGCGCAGCCTGTTTGCAATCGTGATGCTGTCCGGCATCTACTCGCTCGTTTCCGCGGCCTGGTATGTCGCCGTGGATGCCGTCGATGTCGGCTTCACCGAAGCGGCAGTCGGCGCGGGCATGTCCACCGCCGTCCTTCTTGGCGCCATGCTGCTGACATCGCGCACGGCCAAGCCCGAGAAGACGCTGAAACAGCTCGGGCCGCTTCTGGTCTGCATCGCGACGGGGATCATGCTGATCTACGCCACCGTGGACCTGCCGGCCGTGGGCGATCCCAATTCCCCGGCCAATACGGGGGTCGGCCTGACCTATCTGCAAGTGGCCTGGTACGACACCGGCATCGAGAATGTCGTCACGCCCGTGCTGGGCAGCTATCGCGGGTTCGACACGCTGGGCGAGACAACCGTGGTTTTCGTAGCCGGCATCGCCGTGGCCCTGCTGCTCGGCTTCGGCGAGCGGTCCCTGGCGGAAACCATCCGCAATGAAGACAAGAACCTGCCCAAGGCAAACAGGGCTTCCGACAAGGAAGATGAGGAGGCAGACGCATGAAAAGCGACCATCACGTCATCCTGCGCGTCATCACCAAGACGCTGATCCCGGTCATCGTCCTGTTCGGACTGTACGTTCAGTTCCACGGCGATTTCGGTCCCGGTGGCGGCTTCCAGGCCGGAGTGATCCTGGCCGTGGCCGTGATCCTCTACGCGCTGGTCTTCGGAGTGCCGTCGGCCATGCGGGCCGTGCCGCCCGCCTTCACCCGTTCGGTCGCCGCGGTGGGCGTGCTCCTGTATGCCGGGGTCGGCTTCTGGGCCATGCTGCAGGGCGGCCAGTATCTTGAATACCAGGCACTTTTCCAGGAGGAGCCCGGCGGCCATCATGGCCAGCATGTCGGCATTATCCTGATCGAACTCGGCGTTCTGTTCGGCGTGTCCGGCGCCATGCTGACCATCTTCTACGCCTTTGCCGGCCGTGTGGCCGAAATCCGCGACGAGGACTGGTAAGCCGATGCTGGAATTCATTCTCGAACGCGCGAATTACTGGGCGATCATCGGCCTGATGATGATCGGCCTCTACATCACTTTCGCTTCCGGAAACCTGATCAAGCGCCTGGTGGGCCTGTCCCTGTTCCAGACCTCGATCTGCCTGTTCTATGTCACGCTCGGCATCGTTGCCGGAGGCACCGCACCGATCCTGATGGACCCGGACAAGCCCGGCGGTCATGGCGGTGGCCATGGTGACGAGCATGGCGCGGGCGAGGCGCATGCTGCGCTGGACGCCGTGCTGACGGCCGCGCCAACCGGCGATCGCGTCGCCGATCTGGCCAATGCCTATTCGAACCCGCTGCCGCATGTCCTGATGCTGACCGCCATCGTGGTCGGCGTCGCCACCCTGTCGGTTGGCCTCGCCCTGATCGTTCGCATCCGCGAGGCCTATGGCACGATCGAGAGCGACGAGGTCCGTGCCATCGACATGGAAACGGCGATTGCACAGGAAGCCGAGCAGGAAAAAGCCGAGAGAGAGGCGCTGGCATGATCCCGATGATCCTGGACGCTGCGCCGCGCTGGGCGCTTCTGCACGCGCCGGCGCTGCTGATCATGGTGCCGCTCTTCCTGGCGCCGCTGCTGGCCATCCTGCCGAGCGGTCGCCTGTCCTGGCTGACCAGCATCTTCGCGACGGCCTTCTCGCTGTTCTGTGCCCTGATCCTGGTGGCGCAGGTACAGGTCTCCACCGGGGGCGTGGTGGGCTATGATGTCGGCCGCTGGCCGGTGCCGATCGGCATTACGCTGCGGGTCGATGCCCTGAACTCGATGATCCTGCTGCTGGTGTCCGCCATCGGCGTCCTGGCCACGATCTTCTCCTGGCCGACCGTCAAGGCGGAGATCCCGGAGCGCAAGCACCCGCTGTTCTATTCCGCCTTCCTAGTCTGTTTTGCCGGCCTGTGCGGCGTGGCCATTACCGGCGACGCCTTCAACCTGTTCGTCTTCCTCGAGATTTCGTCGATTTCCACCTATGTCCTCGTCGCGCTCGGGGCAGGGCGGGACCGCCGGGCCCTACCGGCTGCGTTCAACTACCTCATCATGGGCACGCTGGGCGCCAGCTTCTACATCATCGGCGTCGGCTTCCTCTATTCGGCCACCGGCACGCTGAACATCGCCCAGATCGCGGAGATGCTGCCGGGACTGGCCGGCAATCGCAGCGTCGAGGCGGGCTTTGCGTTCATCATTGTGGGCCTGGGCCTGAAGGCCGCCGTCTGGCCGCTGCACCAATGGCTGCCAAACGCCTATGCCTATTCGCCCAGCTTCGTGACCATGTTCCTGTCGGCCACGGCCACAAAGGTCGCGCTGTATGCGCTGATCCGGTACCTGTTCACCGTCTTCCGCCCGGAGTTTGCCTTCGAGCAGGCCACCTTCACCTATCTGCTGATGCCGCTGGGCCTCGCCGCAATGATCGCGTGCAGCTTCCAGGCGGTGTTCCAGACCGATGTGCGCCGGACGCTGGCCTATTCGTCGGTCGCACAGGTCGGCTACATGATCCTCGGCATTTCCGTGGGCACGATGGCGGGCGTCAGCGCCGGCCTGTTCCACCTGCTGAACCACGCCATGATCAAGGGCGCCCTGTTCATGGCGGTGGCCGGGGTCGTGCTGACCTTCCAGGGCACGACCATCCGCGACTTTGCCGGCCTTGGCCGCACCGCCCCCTGGACGATGACCGGCTTTGCGATTGCCGGCCTGTCCCTGATCGGCGTGCCGCTGACGGCCGGATTCCAGTCCAAGCTGCAGCTCGGCTATGCCCTGTTCGATCAGGGCATGTGGTGGGCTGTCCTCTTCGTCGTCTTCTCCAGCTTCCTGGCGGTGATCTATATGGGCCGCATCATGGAAGCGATCTTCTTCCGGCCCCCGATCAATCCGCGCAAGTCGCGCAAGGAGGCGCCGATCCTGCTGCTGGTGCCGCTCTGGGTGCTGGCGCTGGCGAACATCTATTTCGGTATCACGACCGAACTGCCGCTGGGCCTGGCGCGTGACGCTGCGGCCGCTGCGTTCGGACTGGAGGCCTTCTGATGAGCTCTGAGCTGTTGATCTGGGCGGCCCTGTGCCTGCCGCTGCTGATTGCCGCGGGGATTGCGATCACGGGCACGTTCTCGAATGTGCGGGAAGGGGTCACCCTGGTGGGGGCCACCATCCTGTTTGGTGTGGTCATCGCGCTGGCCAGCCAGGTGGCTGGCGGCGAGACCCCATCCATGTATGTCGGCCAGGTGGCGCCGGGCCTGGACCTGGCCTTCAAGCTGGAACCGCTGGGCGCGCTGTTCGCCCTCGTGGCGAGCGGCCTGTGGATCGTCAATTCCTTCTATTCCATCGGCTATATGCGCGGCAATCGCGAGCGCAACCAGACGCGCTTCTACATCTGTTTCGCCATCGCCATCTTCGGCGCCATGGGCGTGGCAATGTCGGCCAATCTGTTCACCCTGTTCGTATTCTATGAAGTGCTGACCCTGTCGACCTATCCGCTGGTCGCGCACAAGGGCGATGCCGCCGCCAAGCGCGGTGGACGCATTTATCTGCTGACACTGCTGGGCACATCGATCGGCCTGTTCCTGATGGCGCTGATGTGGACCTGGGCGCTGGCCGGACAGAATCTGGACTTCGTGCAGGGCGGTCTGCTGGCCGGTCTCAACCTGGACCCGGCCGTCGCCACGGCGCTGCTGATCCTGTTCGCGTTCGGCATCGGCAAGGCGGCGCTGATGCCGTTCCATTTCTGGCTGCCCAACGCCATGGTCGCGCCAACGCCGGTGTCGGCCCTGTTGCATGCGGTGGCGGTTGTGAAGGCCGGTGTGTTCACCGTGATGAAGGTGTCGATCTACATCTTCGGTGAGGAATTGCTGAATGCGACGCCCGGCCGGGAATTCGTCCTGGGCGTGGCCTGTTTCACCATCATCGTCGCGTCGCTGGTCGCCATGACCAAGGACAATCTCAAGGCGCGGCTGGCCTATTCGACCATCGCCCAGCTGTCCTACATCACGCTCGGCGCCATGCTGGCCACGCAGGCCGGCTTCATGGGCGGCGCACTGCAGATTGCGGCTCATGCCGTCGGCAAGATGACGCTGTTCATGTGCGCCGGGGCCATCTATGTCGCAACCGGCCTGACCAATATCTCCGACATGCGCGGTCTCGGCCGCAAGATGCCGCTCGTTTTCATCGCCTTTTTCATTGCCACCCTGTCGATCATCGGCATTCCGCCCATGGCAGGGGCCTGGGCCAAGTATGAACTGATGCAGGGCGCCATCGACCGGGGCACGCATTTCGTGCCCTGGGTCCTGATCGGGTCGTCCCTGCTGAACATTGCCTACCTGCTGCCGATCCCGATCCTGGCGCTGATGCCCGTGCCGGGTACTCCTGAGCCGAAGCCGTTCAAGCGTCCGGGCGGCGCGCCCTTCTTCACTGTGGCCGCACCGGTGCTCACGGCGGGGCTGTGCATTGTCCTGTTCTTCCTTGTCGGGCCGCTGGCGGACTTCCTGTCCCCGGCCTTCGAAACGCCCGTTTCTCCTGCCGTCTCCGGAGGTCAGCCATGAGCGATAACACGCCCAATGATACCCGCGATTCCGGCGGTCGCTTCGTGAAGCGCGCGGCCGAACAGGCCCACCGGCTGCACACGCCGACCGAGGACGGTGTGCATCCGATTGCGAAACTCCTGTTCGGCTGGACGGAGTCGCCCCGCGCCGGAACGTTCATCTTCT is a window from the Hyphomonas sp. genome containing:
- a CDS encoding ABC transporter permease encodes the protein MSNVSTSKRGVPNPLQWIGAAVLGFFAEIGRLTVFASRVKFAAFTPRWYPGQVWRQVVNIGFYSLPVVGLSAVFIGAALALNIYEGGSRYGAEQFVPSIVVLGITRELGATITGLMLAGRVSAGISAEIGAMRVTEQIDALETLSASPYRYLYAPRFLAAIIALPLLVIVADIIGIMGGWLVSVYALDFDSTTYLRNTLDFLTNEDVLVGLIKAVVFGAVIAIMGCYQGDRSEAGATGVGRAATLSMVGAAVLVLAANYLMSTLFVEIGL
- a CDS encoding MFS transporter, translating into MSDKMEDLIDEMAEDAAEDISSPVSGVSEAIGAGASLLATANHWRARRLRRGVKIELPAYLMVQLSWFMAFGLQMVLFPYLITGQEHLHMDGLALGLANMALSAPSVIFLLIGGVVAERADGKRLLIILHLLAATPALFLAVAVARGELSYPAMIIYGLTIGTVGAFMMPARDSIVNEVVERRMRVGSGVTLQLGVTLATMAQFLAQIGGLIVGGYADKRTQMPDWLGGFGIGPIPAEQLLAVQGIILALGAGFALWLGRGRQVVASGRGVKAAFSDIAEGFHAVRSDGKLWAMTALMFGVGIFVIGAFLVVLPIVNRDVYGFGSDGIRDMFVTFWMGAFVSSVVLSIFKRIKRQGRLLLIAQFLASVSILAMMWRVPHYAFLGIVFIWGLAAGISIAMSRSIVQDAAPKEKLARVLSIYQLGFMAGAPFGAAIMGALVDLFGPQKIAIVPAGGMILLILWMVFFTPVWNMKGSAWLAHQERK
- a CDS encoding monovalent cation/H+ antiporter complex subunit F, whose amino-acid sequence is MIAAALIAVLFGMLLLLIRAIAGPTLYDRVLAVNSFGTKTVLALGLLGFVMGRPQFLDIAILYALINFVATIAILKFFRYRSFQVPLVRRGQGGGNG
- a CDS encoding DUF4040 domain-containing protein, which translates into the protein MSEPDIGLALVNIVLLGLLFVVAISIARLRSLFAIVMLSGIYSLVSAAWYVAVDAVDVGFTEAAVGAGMSTAVLLGAMLLTSRTAKPEKTLKQLGPLLVCIATGIMLIYATVDLPAVGDPNSPANTGVGLTYLQVAWYDTGIENVVTPVLGSYRGFDTLGETTVVFVAGIAVALLLGFGERSLAETIRNEDKNLPKANRASDKEDEEADA
- a CDS encoding isocitrate lyase/phosphoenolpyruvate mutase family protein; this translates as MTSQLHRAAAFEALHARPGMFLMPNPWDVASAKLLAGLGFEALATTSSGFAATGARADYQVTRDMTMAHIRTLAEATSLPLSADLENGFGDRPEDCAETIRLGAEAGLVGGSIEDFTGNPAEPQYPLEAAADRVRAAVEAARSLPFRFMLTARAENFFTGIPDLADTIRRLQAYQEAGADILYAPGLRSLADIRSVISSVDRPVNVLARPKALPVSLQDLQAAGVKRISLGPLLFNTAYGALVAAGKELLQAEGFGFAGLARSGDELIAMMAKA
- a CDS encoding DUF2336 domain-containing protein produces the protein MENPLEPLQTQPVGRARTALFRRLLDLVAMPASRLAHQDRHMVGDILLEMLFHAEESDREMCARRLADHREAPKRVLRYLGQCSYAVARHVLEHNEGFDACDLREISMSGAADHRLAVAQRKQVPDSVCEYLAEFAEIPAVKAMLANNGAILPEQAIDKLILRSRDEKSLCPLLVERLETKPSQAMAMFWWSDAVTRRKILQRHAADRLEVIDTCRDVFELAAEENWSDPVTRKALQLIERRQRNRGAIDKSPYDSLEDAINASALNGLDSELAQEIGYLAGLKPVTAAKILSDKGGEGIAVLFKGTGVSRDFLPVLWTGLKRSLETEDGSLDPDFARVAEIYEIMTVAKAQTTLRYWNWSLSTAYSPSALASTMEDEPANEDSNFSSPQRTARLVFGR
- a CDS encoding cation:proton antiporter subunit C, producing the protein MLEFILERANYWAIIGLMMIGLYITFASGNLIKRLVGLSLFQTSICLFYVTLGIVAGGTAPILMDPDKPGGHGGGHGDEHGAGEAHAALDAVLTAAPTGDRVADLANAYSNPLPHVLMLTAIVVGVATLSVGLALIVRIREAYGTIESDEVRAIDMETAIAQEAEQEKAEREALA
- the mnhG gene encoding monovalent cation/H(+) antiporter subunit G codes for the protein MADFFANLPVWWEIVRYPLGSALCLAGAILCVIGTVGVLRFPDFYTRLHAASITDTSGATLLLLGMAMLAPDWMVVSKLVAIFVFIYLTSPASSHAAANAAHTAGLQPLIGPVDTHDKEGMES
- the alr gene encoding alanine racemase, with translation MSFRPRATVHLSHIVANWQAIDQLHPGATTAAVVKANGYGLGAARVSDALSKAGCSTFFVAHVEEGVMVRRTLGQARRIFVLNGPAAGDMRSYREASLTPVLSSAEQVDLWTRGGRGPCALHFDTGINRLGLPPAMIETHLDALKKLQPVLVMSHLACADEPDHPANQTQLDRFTRIVEAFPDTPASLANSAGCYLGPDYAFDLTRPGIALYGGSDAPGHVALSPGVTLDARIISVFRARAGDTVGYGATHRLEEDRMLATVALGYADGMPRAGSNALIGYLDGAPCPVLGRISMDLITIDVSKAQAAAKTGARVEFLGAHAKLEQQAARAGTLGYELLTGLSNRVERFYV
- a CDS encoding Na(+)/H(+) antiporter subunit B, whose amino-acid sequence is MKSDHHVILRVITKTLIPVIVLFGLYVQFHGDFGPGGGFQAGVILAVAVILYALVFGVPSAMRAVPPAFTRSVAAVGVLLYAGVGFWAMLQGGQYLEYQALFQEEPGGHHGQHVGIILIELGVLFGVSGAMLTIFYAFAGRVAEIRDEDW
- a CDS encoding Na+/H+ antiporter subunit E, whose protein sequence is MAYFLGLLIALVGFWLGMSGHYSPLLLSLGAVSVAVCLILAYRLDIIDREGAPYVRILGFALYFPWLMKEIVKANWTVVKACLKAEMDIAPALVKVKTGCETDLAKVTFANSITLTPGTVTVEVEGDKMLVHALYEQEAQPEAFAEMDRRAREAADGKRRPA